In Candidatus Krumholzibacteriia bacterium, one genomic interval encodes:
- a CDS encoding polysaccharide deacetylase family protein, whose translation MRTLYSITEATGINRLFAHLNRTQPIVLAFHGVTAEAPGNLCNHEGKHLYLPIFERLMEHVARNYAVVPLAQVADWVDGRAKLPENAVALTFDDGYRNVFTNAAPVLKRLGMPSTLFVVTDFVFHQRMLWPDRLMSAIAMTHAPRVSVPASGGQLELPLGDDRERRAADAYICALCKRMPEKDKQSFLDYVIGEMHVPEQEIIGAWQDHAPIQPDELRELKEYGMEIGSHTCSHGIVTRFTPDAMTHELAVSKLLLEQVTGRPCAEFSYPNGAIGDFNDESRTHVTRAGYRCAVTTVKRRVARGDDRYQIPRCILTHNQITTAEFSAHVSGLPAFLRAVRARVTGAGPAQETAA comes from the coding sequence TTGCGGACCCTCTATTCCATCACCGAAGCGACCGGCATCAACCGGTTGTTCGCACACCTCAACCGGACCCAACCCATCGTGCTCGCCTTCCACGGGGTAACCGCGGAAGCGCCCGGCAACCTGTGCAACCACGAGGGCAAGCACCTGTATCTGCCCATCTTTGAGCGGCTCATGGAACACGTGGCCCGCAACTATGCGGTGGTGCCCCTGGCGCAGGTGGCGGACTGGGTGGATGGCCGCGCAAAGCTGCCCGAGAACGCGGTTGCACTCACGTTCGATGATGGCTACCGCAACGTGTTCACCAACGCGGCCCCGGTTCTGAAACGGCTCGGCATGCCTTCGACATTGTTCGTGGTAACGGACTTCGTGTTCCACCAGCGTATGCTGTGGCCGGATCGTCTCATGAGTGCGATTGCCATGACCCACGCGCCGCGCGTGTCGGTACCGGCAAGCGGCGGGCAACTGGAACTCCCCCTGGGTGACGACCGCGAGAGGCGCGCGGCCGACGCTTACATCTGCGCGCTGTGCAAGCGCATGCCCGAGAAGGACAAGCAGAGCTTCCTGGACTACGTCATCGGGGAGATGCACGTTCCTGAGCAGGAGATCATCGGTGCGTGGCAGGATCACGCCCCCATCCAGCCAGACGAACTGAGGGAACTGAAGGAGTACGGCATGGAAATCGGGTCGCACACCTGCAGCCACGGTATTGTGACGCGTTTCACGCCGGACGCAATGACGCACGAACTCGCCGTCTCCAAACTGCTGCTGGAGCAGGTTACCGGCCGCCCGTGCGCGGAGTTCAGCTACCCGAACGGGGCCATCGGCGATTTCAACGATGAGAGCCGCACCCACGTGACCAGGGCCGGTTACCGTTGTGCGGTGACCACGGTGAAGCGTCGCGTCGCACGCGGCGACGATCGTTACCAGATTCCAAGGTGTATCCTCACCCACAATCAAATTACGACCGCGGAGTTCTCCGCCCATGTCAGCGGCTTGCCGGCCTTTCTGCGCGCGGTTCGAGCGCGTGTAACCGGGGCGGGCCCGGCGCAGGAAACCGCGGCGTGA
- a CDS encoding GNAT family N-acetyltransferase: MNKHTLPIVAYQPDQHAEALFRFIEKVLGKEMCERRRRVIETMHTTMPGHDRFPLRHVIVDGDRIAGTLGYMPADFWVNGKRVAVRFTHDLLVDPDYRGAGLGRLIVDNARALGDFFPGGMWMTDPCRKIHVDCGFKDATPLVTYSLVLDPVAFVVRKSMSGLKGLASRTALSASRTFALARARRLASHTSLREVERFDPSMDGAWETLARGYGITRVRDAAYLNWKYSDHPSLDYHNLVAMRADTPTGFLVWRLAPPGAEEKRAVAVDFLTARGDAQTLRRLIARVVVEAHAAGMESVSVLTTQTWAASTLRGLGFMPRAARNTWVVAGWEKVIPYEWLSDTTAWHVCLGDSDGDMWTGSI, encoded by the coding sequence ATGAACAAGCACACGCTGCCCATCGTCGCCTACCAGCCCGATCAGCACGCCGAGGCGCTGTTCCGATTCATCGAAAAGGTCCTGGGCAAGGAGATGTGCGAGCGCCGCCGCCGCGTCATCGAGACCATGCATACCACCATGCCCGGTCACGATCGCTTTCCGCTGCGCCACGTCATCGTGGACGGCGACCGCATCGCGGGAACGCTGGGTTACATGCCGGCGGACTTCTGGGTGAACGGCAAGCGGGTGGCGGTGCGCTTCACCCACGACCTGCTGGTGGACCCGGACTACCGTGGCGCGGGACTGGGCCGGTTGATCGTGGACAACGCGCGCGCGCTGGGGGACTTCTTTCCGGGGGGCATGTGGATGACGGATCCGTGCCGCAAGATCCATGTGGATTGCGGCTTCAAGGATGCAACTCCCCTGGTGACATACAGCCTGGTGCTGGACCCGGTGGCGTTCGTGGTGCGCAAGAGCATGTCGGGGCTCAAGGGTCTTGCCAGCCGCACGGCGCTTTCCGCAAGCCGGACGTTCGCGCTGGCGCGGGCGCGGAGGCTGGCGTCACACACTTCGCTGCGCGAGGTAGAGCGCTTCGATCCGTCAATGGATGGCGCATGGGAAACCCTCGCGCGCGGCTATGGCATCACCCGTGTGCGCGACGCCGCCTATCTCAACTGGAAGTACTCGGACCATCCCTCGCTGGACTACCACAATCTCGTCGCGATGCGTGCCGACACGCCCACCGGCTTCCTGGTGTGGCGGCTCGCGCCGCCGGGCGCGGAGGAGAAGCGGGCGGTGGCGGTCGATTTCCTCACCGCCCGCGGCGATGCGCAGACGTTGCGCCGGTTGATTGCGCGCGTGGTGGTGGAAGCGCACGCGGCGGGTATGGAATCGGTCTCGGTGTTGACCACCCAGACATGGGCGGCGAGCACCCTGCGCGGCCTGGGCTTCATGCCGCGCGCGGCCCGCAACACCTGGGTAGTGGCCGGGTGGGAGAAGGTCATTCCTTACGAGTGGCTTTCCGACACCACCGCCTGGCACGTGTGCCTGGGCGATTCCGACGGAGACATGTGGACGGGGAGCATCTAG
- a CDS encoding haloacid dehalogenase-like hydrolase has translation MWGCSRSSNDSQEEATASAVATDPLPSWNDGPVKTAILDFVRHTSSPGDPEFVPERERVAVFDNDGTLWAEQPMYIQLAFAIDRVKVLAPQHPEWRNREPFRSLLAGDTRGALAGGHKAIAEIVMATHAGMTTDEFAEIVKDWVAVSSHPTLDRAYIQCAYQPMLELLSYLRERGYKTYIVSGGGIDFMRPWTEGVYGIPPEQVIGSQIKTRFEIRKDGTPVLTRLPELEFIDDKEEKPIGIQRFIGRRPVIAFGNSDGDLQMLQWTAGGPGPRLAALIHHTDDGREWAYDRESPIGRLDKALDEARAKHWLVVDMRDDWNAVFPTQH, from the coding sequence GTGTGGGGATGCTCGCGATCGTCCAACGATTCGCAGGAAGAAGCGACCGCGTCCGCCGTGGCCACCGACCCGCTCCCCTCGTGGAACGACGGCCCGGTAAAGACGGCCATCCTGGACTTCGTGCGCCACACGTCCTCGCCGGGCGACCCCGAGTTCGTTCCAGAGCGTGAACGAGTCGCGGTATTCGACAACGACGGCACGCTGTGGGCCGAGCAGCCCATGTACATCCAGCTCGCGTTCGCGATCGACCGTGTGAAGGTCCTCGCCCCCCAACATCCCGAGTGGCGCAACCGCGAGCCATTCCGCTCCCTGCTGGCGGGCGACACGAGAGGCGCACTCGCCGGCGGACACAAGGCCATCGCGGAGATCGTCATGGCAACGCACGCGGGCATGACCACGGATGAGTTTGCGGAGATCGTGAAGGACTGGGTGGCGGTGTCGTCGCATCCCACGCTGGACAGGGCGTACATCCAGTGCGCGTATCAGCCCATGCTGGAACTGTTGTCTTACCTGCGCGAGCGCGGCTACAAGACCTACATCGTGTCCGGCGGCGGCATCGACTTCATGCGTCCCTGGACCGAAGGCGTGTATGGCATTCCCCCCGAGCAGGTCATCGGAAGCCAGATCAAGACCAGGTTCGAGATTCGCAAGGACGGAACGCCGGTCCTGACGCGTCTTCCCGAGCTCGAGTTCATCGACGACAAGGAAGAAAAGCCGATCGGCATCCAGCGCTTCATCGGGCGGCGGCCGGTCATCGCGTTCGGAAACTCAGACGGCGACCTGCAGATGCTGCAGTGGACCGCCGGTGGACCCGGACCGCGGCTCGCGGCGCTCATCCATCACACCGACGACGGACGTGAATGGGCCTACGATCGCGAGTCACCGATAGGACGGCTGGACAAGGCGCTCGATGAGGCGCGCGCAAAGCACTGGCTGGTGGTGGACATGCGGGACGACTGGAACGCGGTCTTCCCGACGCAGCACTAG
- a CDS encoding serine/threonine protein kinase: MKRKPRILVRWLMTAWVAQATLAAVILFLAFVHPHGRDAVLDAVGPRKSLGQHITGVFSGSSRSDVQRKRAAFTLDALATCAGGGLVLLLLLAHLPVAVERAEAESSRRERDADTVRLHSPLRSAEMYRSALDLTCDPARESALNQRVLEIDQQLADHNDDAHNVATIREETSVPRIGGAALSQQDGTTPLVGGRYSVSQRIGRGGYGVVFRATDEVLQRDVALKQLPLSGTEEEIARFQREARVLAMLSHPHIVQVFDLVEHNGHLWMAMELVERGDLAALLKQSGPMAVADAVALAARIADALEYAHERGVVHRDLKPANVLMADARTPKVTDFGLAKIATGTAHTLEGAVMGSPHYMSPEQADGNAVDHRTDVYALGIILHQMIAGSVPFTGELASVLAQHVRRPAPPLASRATREPVPPALDALVSRMLAKSPDQRPARMADVAAELAQLATLGSSASPATPAR; encoded by the coding sequence ATGAAGCGAAAACCACGCATCCTGGTGCGCTGGCTCATGACCGCGTGGGTGGCACAAGCGACACTCGCAGCGGTCATTCTGTTTCTGGCCTTCGTTCATCCCCACGGTCGTGATGCAGTGCTGGATGCCGTGGGTCCCCGCAAGAGCCTGGGTCAACACATCACCGGCGTGTTCAGCGGATCCAGTCGTTCGGACGTGCAGCGCAAGCGCGCTGCGTTCACGCTGGACGCGCTGGCCACTTGTGCCGGCGGCGGACTGGTACTCCTGCTCCTGCTCGCGCACCTCCCGGTGGCGGTCGAGCGGGCGGAGGCGGAGAGCTCGCGGCGCGAACGTGACGCCGACACCGTGCGACTGCACTCGCCGCTGAGAAGCGCGGAGATGTACCGTTCAGCGCTGGACCTGACCTGTGATCCTGCGCGCGAGTCTGCCCTCAACCAGCGCGTTCTCGAGATCGACCAGCAACTGGCGGATCACAACGACGACGCCCACAACGTCGCCACCATCCGCGAGGAAACATCTGTACCGCGGATCGGAGGCGCGGCGCTGTCCCAACAGGACGGCACGACCCCGCTCGTCGGTGGGCGCTACTCGGTCTCCCAGCGTATTGGTCGCGGCGGTTACGGCGTCGTATTCCGCGCGACCGATGAGGTTCTACAGCGCGACGTGGCACTCAAACAGCTTCCCCTTTCCGGAACGGAGGAGGAAATCGCGCGCTTCCAGCGCGAGGCGCGCGTGCTCGCGATGCTTTCGCACCCGCACATCGTCCAGGTATTCGACCTGGTCGAGCATAACGGCCACCTGTGGATGGCGATGGAACTGGTGGAGCGGGGGGATCTCGCCGCGCTGCTCAAGCAGAGCGGGCCGATGGCCGTCGCGGACGCGGTCGCGCTGGCAGCGCGCATTGCGGACGCGCTTGAATACGCGCACGAGCGCGGCGTCGTTCACCGCGATCTCAAACCCGCCAACGTCCTCATGGCCGACGCGCGCACGCCCAAGGTGACCGACTTCGGCCTGGCCAAGATTGCGACCGGAACCGCGCACACCCTGGAGGGCGCGGTGATGGGATCGCCCCACTATATGAGCCCCGAGCAGGCCGACGGCAACGCCGTCGATCACCGCACCGACGTCTACGCGCTCGGCATCATCCTGCACCAGATGATCGCGGGCTCGGTGCCCTTCACCGGAGAACTGGCGAGCGTGCTCGCCCAGCACGTCCGCAGGCCCGCGCCACCGCTTGCCTCACGCGCAACGCGCGAGCCGGTTCCTCCCGCGCTCGATGCACTCGTGTCGCGCATGCTGGCAAAGTCGCCGGACCAGCGCCCCGCGCGCATGGCAGACGTCGCCGCGGAACTGGCGCAGCTCGCCACGCTCGGTTCGTCCGCGTCGCCCGCCACTCCCGCCCGCTGA
- a CDS encoding FHA domain-containing protein codes for MSQPSHGYILSLEFKGSELGRWPVGETAIKIGRTADNHIVIDNLSVSRLHATIEMSPDGLIIRDHESANGTRVNGVHVDHARLSHGDIITIGKHNIICRVAAPDGSVAADPVLFESTLLAGADNQPGPITNPATLTETSPDRERTYSLDRGLMIIGSDEAADIIIRGRGIAPYHAEIRFLGGHYSIRHLDGRTRVKVDGEAVKDRELSDGCAIVIGDFSFSFTQHTGVSVDP; via the coding sequence ATGAGCCAGCCATCGCACGGCTACATCCTTTCGCTGGAGTTCAAGGGCAGCGAACTCGGGCGGTGGCCGGTGGGAGAAACCGCCATCAAGATCGGTCGCACGGCCGACAACCACATCGTGATCGACAACCTGTCCGTGTCGCGACTGCACGCCACCATTGAAATGTCACCGGACGGCCTCATCATCCGCGACCACGAGAGTGCCAACGGCACGCGCGTCAACGGCGTGCACGTCGATCATGCGAGACTGTCGCATGGGGACATCATCACCATCGGCAAGCACAACATCATCTGCCGCGTCGCCGCGCCGGACGGGAGCGTCGCCGCGGACCCAGTGCTGTTCGAGTCCACCCTGCTCGCCGGCGCCGATAACCAGCCCGGCCCCATCACCAACCCGGCCACGCTCACCGAAACCTCACCGGACCGCGAGCGGACCTACTCACTGGATCGCGGGCTCATGATCATCGGCAGTGACGAAGCGGCCGACATCATCATTCGCGGCCGTGGCATCGCGCCCTATCACGCCGAGATTCGCTTTCTTGGCGGGCATTACTCGATCCGCCATCTGGATGGAAGGACGCGCGTCAAGGTGGACGGCGAGGCGGTGAAGGACCGCGAGCTGTCCGACGGCTGCGCCATTGTGATCGGTGATTTCTCATTCTCCTTCACGCAACACACGGGCGTTTCCGTCGATCCATGA